One Deltaproteobacteria bacterium genomic region harbors:
- a CDS encoding thiazole synthase, protein MEDTYKLGDKTFRSRLIVGTGKYKDFAETKKAIEVSGAEIVTVAVRRVNITDPNKENLLDYLDPKKYTILPNTAGCYNAEDAVRTCRLAREAGVGKLVKLEVIGDDKTLFPDIPATLEAAKILVKEGFVVLPYINDDPITAKKLEEMGCAAVMPLAAPIGSGLGIRNPYNIKIILEHAKVPVIVDAGVGTASDAALAMEMGCDAILMNTAIAGAKDPILMAEAMRQGVEAGRKAFLAGRIPRKLYATASSPIEGMLT, encoded by the coding sequence ATGGAAGACACTTACAAACTAGGCGACAAAACCTTTCGCTCGCGCCTGATCGTCGGCACCGGCAAATACAAAGACTTTGCCGAGACCAAAAAAGCCATCGAAGTCTCGGGCGCCGAGATCGTTACTGTGGCGGTGCGCCGGGTCAACATCACCGATCCGAACAAAGAGAATTTGCTCGATTACCTCGATCCGAAAAAATACACAATCCTGCCCAACACGGCGGGCTGCTACAACGCCGAAGACGCGGTGCGCACCTGCCGGTTGGCGCGCGAAGCGGGCGTTGGCAAGCTGGTCAAGCTCGAAGTGATCGGCGACGATAAGACTTTATTCCCAGACATTCCGGCGACGCTGGAAGCCGCCAAGATTCTGGTCAAAGAAGGCTTTGTCGTTTTGCCCTACATCAATGATGATCCGATCACCGCCAAAAAGCTCGAGGAGATGGGGTGCGCCGCAGTGATGCCGCTGGCGGCGCCGATCGGCTCGGGATTGGGCATTCGCAACCCGTATAACATCAAGATCATCCTCGAACACGCGAAGGTCCCGGTGATTGTCGATGCCGGAGTCGGCACGGCATCCGACGCGGCGCTCGCCATGGAGATGGGCTGCGACGCGATCTTGATGAACACGGCCATTGCCGGCGCCAAAGATCCGATCTTGATGGCTGAAGCGATGCGTCAGGGTGTCGAGGCCGGCCGTAAGGCATTTCTCGCCGGGCGCATTCCGCGAAAACTCTACGCCACGGCTTCGAGCCCCATCGAGGGGATGCTCACCTGA
- the thiE gene encoding thiamine phosphate synthase, translating into MIKVDFDLYLVTDRQQTNGRELLWVLEQALDGGVQAIQLREKDLDGKELYYLAEAARQLTIRYRARLFINDRIDVALAVDADGVHLGGGSVPIETARQLLGPEQLIGASVHALTEAQQAERAGADFIVFGPVYFTPSKAAYGSPQGLEPLRQVVEKIARPVYAIGGIKQEQIKEVLAVKARGIALISAIISAADPREAAHNILTALREG; encoded by the coding sequence ATGATCAAAGTCGATTTCGATCTCTACCTGGTCACCGATCGCCAACAGACCAACGGGCGGGAGCTGCTGTGGGTGCTGGAGCAGGCGCTCGATGGCGGAGTCCAGGCGATCCAGCTGCGTGAAAAAGATCTCGACGGCAAAGAGCTCTACTATTTGGCTGAAGCCGCGCGTCAACTAACCATCCGCTACCGCGCCCGGCTTTTCATCAATGATCGCATCGACGTCGCCCTTGCGGTCGATGCCGATGGCGTGCACCTAGGCGGTGGCTCCGTCCCGATTGAGACCGCACGGCAACTGCTCGGCCCCGAGCAGCTGATCGGCGCCTCGGTGCACGCGTTGACTGAAGCTCAGCAGGCCGAGCGCGCCGGCGCCGACTTTATCGTTTTCGGGCCGGTTTATTTCACTCCTTCCAAGGCGGCTTACGGCTCACCGCAAGGCTTAGAGCCGCTGCGCCAAGTGGTGGAAAAAATCGCGCGGCCCGTTTATGCTATCGGCGGCATCAAGCAGGAGCAGATCAAAGAAGTGCTAGCCGTCAAAGCGCGTGGGATCGCCTTGATCAGCGCCATCATCAGCGCCGCTGACCCGCGAGAGGCAGCACACAATATTCTCACAGCCTTACGGGAGGGATGA
- a CDS encoding thymidylate synthase: MTFEFNPEEQKNLAPFFTNLDRDVFGLKLPQEVAGALFSRYSRSTKSLRRTFLDEFLGDPELALKDLLGARAPADEGSVALKKARAFYERVLVGYGDDSVAQLGGAHMACENISNVAAKLLEDARIGIAPLEKSTRYVRFDQQDSSGNYLFYREPKILASRHRENYLATMNLLFDTYSKQMEPMLDHVAKSLPIEQLEVRDPVSGKALSYAEAAKDDRLKRWAESAYRATVRAHACDVLRSYLPAATLTNVGMFGVGQAFEYLISKLYSLDLSEANELSAAIHDELNQLIPSFVKRAQRNEYLAGTTAAAKALAAHKAALKPLAGAEPVTLTDYDAQAEEKVIAAILYSHARQPLEQLRKVAAAMSADERRRILVEYFAKRRHRRDKLSRAFENVYYTFDILGNLGLFRDLHRHRILTQERQEFTTVHGYDTPPEIEAAGFKSEFDKCMQRTAELYERIYAELPSEAQYVVPFAYKIRWYMKMNLREALHLCELRTMPQGHPDYRFICQEMWRKIQSVHPVLAESGRFMDWQKYRLGRLQSEMRTEFKKSALETT, from the coding sequence ATGACCTTTGAGTTTAATCCCGAAGAGCAGAAAAACCTCGCCCCGTTTTTTACCAATCTTGACCGCGACGTGTTTGGCTTGAAACTGCCGCAGGAAGTCGCCGGCGCGCTGTTCTCGCGCTACAGCCGCTCGACTAAAAGTCTGCGCCGGACTTTTCTCGACGAATTTCTTGGCGATCCCGAGCTGGCGCTGAAAGATTTGCTCGGCGCGCGAGCGCCGGCGGACGAGGGCAGCGTCGCCCTGAAAAAAGCCCGAGCGTTTTACGAGCGCGTGCTAGTCGGCTACGGCGACGATTCGGTCGCCCAGTTGGGCGGCGCGCACATGGCCTGCGAGAACATTTCCAACGTCGCGGCCAAATTGCTCGAAGACGCGCGCATCGGTATTGCGCCGTTGGAGAAATCGACGCGCTACGTGCGCTTCGATCAGCAAGATTCTTCCGGCAACTATCTTTTTTACCGCGAGCCCAAGATCCTGGCGTCGCGCCACCGGGAGAACTATCTGGCGACGATGAACCTGCTGTTCGACACCTATTCCAAACAGATGGAACCGATGCTCGATCACGTCGCCAAGTCGCTGCCCATCGAGCAGCTCGAAGTGCGCGACCCGGTGTCGGGCAAAGCTTTGAGCTATGCCGAGGCGGCGAAAGATGACCGGCTCAAACGTTGGGCCGAAAGCGCCTACCGCGCCACCGTCCGCGCCCACGCCTGCGACGTGCTGCGCAGCTATCTGCCGGCGGCGACGCTGACCAACGTCGGCATGTTCGGCGTCGGCCAGGCGTTCGAATATCTGATCAGCAAACTCTACTCGCTTGATCTCAGTGAAGCCAACGAGTTGAGCGCGGCGATCCACGACGAATTGAATCAATTGATCCCGTCGTTTGTGAAGCGGGCGCAGCGCAACGAGTATCTTGCCGGCACAACCGCCGCGGCCAAAGCTTTGGCGGCGCATAAAGCCGCGCTGAAACCTCTCGCCGGCGCAGAGCCGGTGACGCTGACGGACTACGACGCGCAAGCCGAAGAGAAAGTGATCGCCGCGATCCTCTACAGCCACGCGCGCCAGCCGCTGGAGCAGCTCCGAAAAGTCGCCGCGGCGATGAGTGCAGACGAGCGGCGGAGAATCCTCGTAGAATATTTCGCCAAACGACGCCACCGCCGCGACAAATTGAGCCGCGCCTTCGAGAACGTCTATTACACCTTCGACATCCTCGGAAATCTCGGGCTCTTCCGTGACCTGCACAGACATAGAATTCTTACCCAGGAACGCCAGGAGTTCACCACCGTGCATGGCTACGACACGCCGCCGGAGATCGAAGCAGCAGGCTTCAAGTCCGAGTTTGACAAGTGCATGCAGCGCACGGCGGAGTTGTACGAACGGATCTACGCGGAGCTGCCGAGCGAAGCCCAGTACGTCGTGCCCTTTGCCTACAAGATTCGCTGGTACATGAAAATGAACCTGCGCGAGGCGCTGCACCTGTGCGAGCTCCGCACCATGCCGCAGGGCCATCCCGACTACCGCTTTATCTGCCAAGAGATGTGGCGCAAGATTCAGTCGGTGCATCCGGTTTTGGCCGAGTCGGGGAGATTTATGGATTGGCAAAAGTATCGGCTCGGGCGGTTGCAGTCGGAGATGCGCACGGAGTTCAAGAAGTCGGCATTGGAGACGACCTGA
- a CDS encoding NAD(P)/FAD-dependent oxidoreductase, with protein sequence MNVKHCDVAIVGAGPAGSATAITLARRRYSVVLLDREKFPREKLCGDFINPSSWPTLAQLGVAQPILAATPERVTRFRITSHLGAEAEVPLGMQDGEPVFGVALRRATLDALLLSRAQSEGAMALEPCKVKSLQRVSMGWSAIGDTPEGECEIRAKVVIGADGRNSWVAHRQGMAQSSAERGRAVGFQFLVTSRHDVAGRVEIHLFPGGYVGLLGLGRGLVNFCFAVDKSCLEQHGSLDRLLSSSVRQDPDLNELLGQSERVSAVRSTYPVYFPPRRCYGDALLLVGDAARVSEPVTGEGIYFALRSGLLAGNAVHAGFCEGNLTATSLRRYAQACQRAFALRRGLNAAIRYLMYRPRLLTQFVRFSAKQQRLLDGVVHTLCLPEEQRARESV encoded by the coding sequence ATGAACGTTAAACATTGCGACGTGGCAATTGTCGGCGCAGGCCCGGCCGGTTCGGCGACGGCGATAACGCTGGCGCGGCGCCGCTACTCCGTCGTGCTGCTCGACAGGGAAAAATTTCCCCGGGAGAAACTCTGCGGCGATTTTATCAACCCGTCTAGTTGGCCAACGCTGGCGCAATTGGGTGTGGCGCAGCCGATCCTGGCGGCGACCCCAGAGCGGGTCACAAGATTTCGCATCACCTCACACCTCGGCGCCGAGGCGGAGGTGCCGCTCGGGATGCAAGACGGCGAACCGGTCTTCGGCGTTGCGCTGCGCAGGGCCACGCTCGATGCGCTGCTGCTGTCCCGTGCCCAATCAGAGGGTGCCATGGCGCTGGAGCCGTGCAAGGTCAAGTCTTTGCAGCGGGTGTCGATGGGTTGGTCGGCGATCGGCGACACTCCCGAGGGTGAGTGTGAGATCAGGGCCAAGGTTGTAATCGGCGCCGATGGGCGCAATTCCTGGGTGGCGCATCGTCAAGGCATGGCTCAAAGTAGCGCGGAACGTGGACGCGCCGTCGGCTTTCAATTTCTGGTGACATCGCGCCACGACGTCGCCGGCAGGGTGGAGATCCATCTTTTTCCCGGCGGGTACGTCGGTCTTTTGGGACTTGGCCGCGGTCTGGTTAACTTCTGTTTCGCCGTGGACAAGTCATGCCTGGAACAACATGGATCACTGGACCGGCTTTTGTCATCTTCAGTGCGACAAGACCCCGATCTAAACGAACTGCTCGGCCAAAGTGAACGGGTCAGCGCCGTACGGTCAACCTATCCGGTCTACTTTCCGCCCCGGCGCTGCTACGGCGATGCTTTGTTGCTCGTCGGCGACGCCGCGCGGGTCAGCGAGCCGGTGACCGGCGAAGGGATTTACTTTGCTCTGCGCAGCGGCTTGCTCGCCGGCAATGCCGTTCACGCCGGCTTTTGCGAGGGCAATCTGACCGCAACCAGTCTGCGCCGCTACGCGCAGGCATGCCAGCGCGCCTTCGCGCTACGCCGTGGCTTGAACGCCGCAATTCGCTATCTGATGTACCGGCCGCGGCTCTTGACGCAGTTCGTTCGGTTCTCAGCTAAGCAGCAGCGGCTGCTCGATGGTGTGGTCCATACCCTGTGTCTGCCAGAAGAGCAAAGAGCAAGGGAGAGTGTCTAA
- a CDS encoding methyltransferase domain-containing protein: MGNYQHVLRGLARLQGEHESRHFSLLDVGTGSGDIPVRLVRWAEDRQLSTQIIALEYQAVSIAQAALQTHGSDGIFLIRGDGATPPFRPASVDYVLASQFLNHFSEEAIIALLRSWAGLARRAIIISDLVRHPFAYYGIRLLTRLCTRNVMTRVDAPLSVTRAFTMGEWREIFQRADIGAFDVRWAFPFRMLAIGSLGK; this comes from the coding sequence CTGGGCAACTACCAACACGTTTTGCGAGGATTGGCTCGGCTCCAGGGCGAACACGAGAGCCGCCATTTTTCCCTGCTCGACGTCGGCACCGGCAGCGGTGATATCCCGGTCAGGCTGGTTCGCTGGGCCGAGGACAGGCAACTCAGCACACAGATCATCGCCTTGGAATACCAAGCGGTGAGCATCGCGCAAGCGGCGCTTCAAACCCATGGCAGCGACGGCATTTTCCTAATTCGCGGCGATGGCGCAACGCCGCCTTTTCGCCCAGCGTCGGTCGATTACGTCTTGGCGTCGCAGTTTTTGAACCACTTCAGCGAAGAAGCGATCATCGCTCTGCTGAGAAGCTGGGCCGGCCTGGCACGCCGCGCGATCATCATCAGCGATCTGGTGCGCCATCCATTTGCGTATTACGGCATTCGCCTGTTAACCCGGCTGTGCACTCGCAACGTGATGACGCGGGTCGATGCGCCGCTGTCGGTCACGCGCGCGTTTACTATGGGCGAGTGGCGTGAGATTTTTCAGCGCGCCGATATCGGCGCCTTCGACGTGCGCTGGGCTTTTCCGTTTCGCATGCTCGCCATCGGATCGCTGGGTAAATGA
- a CDS encoding beta-ketoacyl-[acyl-carrier-protein] synthase family protein, giving the protein MPRRVVVTGLGALSPNGNSVEKFWCSLRNGVSGVAPVTRFDAGHLPCRIAGEVKDFCPQDVLPAQELRRVGRSTTLAIAAAHEALARAKIDLSQADIAAKRSWGVVLGSGGGAADFAEEQYRLFFGDKLRKVSAYNVSSSTMGTLSSEISLHFDMRGPSHVISTGCTSSTDAIGYAFNMIRFGRADRMLTGGADATITPGIMQGFCIMQVVSTRHNDEPERASRPFDSGRDGFVLGEGAWMLVLEEREQALERGATVLAEVFGYGSTSDAYHRVRLDPRGEEPARAMTIAIEDAGVAKDEVGYVALHGTATLINDKTETVALKLCFGWRAGDIPMSSLKSMIGHPQGASGAAGVAAAILSMNNDFLPPTINLSDPDPECDLNYIPNRGIERRVDVALCNCIGFGSKNSALVIGPGDRV; this is encoded by the coding sequence ATTCCGCGCCGTGTCGTCGTCACCGGATTGGGCGCGCTCAGCCCCAACGGCAACAGCGTTGAGAAATTTTGGTGTAGTTTGAGAAACGGTGTCAGCGGCGTCGCTCCCGTTACTCGATTCGACGCTGGTCACTTGCCCTGCCGTATCGCCGGTGAAGTCAAAGACTTTTGCCCGCAGGATGTCTTGCCTGCCCAGGAACTGCGCCGCGTCGGGCGCAGCACGACGCTAGCCATTGCGGCGGCGCACGAGGCGCTGGCGCGCGCCAAAATAGATTTGTCGCAAGCCGACATCGCCGCGAAACGCAGCTGGGGTGTGGTGCTCGGCAGCGGCGGCGGTGCGGCCGATTTCGCTGAGGAGCAATACCGGCTCTTTTTCGGCGACAAGCTGCGCAAGGTCAGCGCATACAATGTCTCGAGCTCCACCATGGGGACCCTTTCCAGCGAAATTTCGTTGCACTTCGATATGCGCGGCCCCAGCCATGTGATCTCCACCGGCTGCACCAGCTCCACCGACGCCATCGGCTACGCGTTCAACATGATCCGCTTCGGTCGCGCCGACCGTATGCTGACCGGCGGCGCCGATGCGACGATTACACCCGGCATCATGCAAGGGTTCTGCATCATGCAAGTGGTGAGCACGCGCCATAACGACGAACCGGAGCGGGCGTCGCGGCCGTTCGACAGCGGGCGCGACGGCTTTGTCTTGGGCGAAGGAGCGTGGATGCTGGTGCTCGAAGAACGCGAGCAAGCGCTGGAGCGCGGTGCGACCGTGCTGGCCGAAGTCTTCGGTTATGGCTCTACCTCCGACGCCTATCATCGGGTGCGCTTGGACCCGCGCGGCGAAGAGCCGGCGCGGGCGATGACGATTGCCATCGAAGACGCTGGCGTGGCCAAAGACGAGGTCGGCTACGTGGCGCTGCACGGCACCGCCACGTTGATCAACGACAAGACCGAGACCGTGGCGTTGAAGCTTTGTTTTGGCTGGCGCGCGGGCGATATCCCGATGAGCTCGCTCAAGTCGATGATCGGCCATCCCCAGGGGGCGTCCGGCGCCGCCGGCGTGGCGGCGGCGATTCTCAGCATGAATAATGATTTTTTGCCGCCGACGATTAATCTCAGCGACCCCGATCCGGAATGCGATCTGAACTATATTCCCAATCGCGGCATCGAGCGGCGCGTCGACGTCGCGCTGTGCAATTGCATCGGCTTCGGCTCCAAAAATTCCGCCCTGGTCATCGGTCCCGGAGACCGGGTGTGA
- a CDS encoding TIGR01777 family protein: MKLVVTGASGFVGSVLTESLLQDGHSLTLLTRRAPDSPSHTSKRWLHWTPGASGDWEGAIDGCDGIINLAGEPIAKRRWSVRRKEKIRLSRIGATSVLVDAIAKAAQKPKFLINASAIGYYGHRGAEMVDEESGSGDDFLASVCRDWEAEALKAEQLGCRVVPLRTGIVLGAGAGALGKMLPPFQCFVGGPLGDGHQWMSWIHVDDEVGLIRFVLENEKAHGPVNATAPNPVTNKDFSKTLARVMKRPCFLSVPAFALRGIFGEAAEMLLGSQRVIPKVATELGYQFRYPTLSGALEDCVH; the protein is encoded by the coding sequence TTGAAACTTGTCGTGACTGGCGCGTCTGGCTTCGTTGGTTCGGTGCTGACCGAAAGTTTGTTGCAGGACGGGCACTCACTGACGCTGCTCACCCGCAGGGCGCCCGACAGCCCATCCCACACCAGCAAACGTTGGCTCCACTGGACGCCCGGTGCCAGCGGCGATTGGGAGGGAGCGATCGATGGTTGTGACGGCATCATCAACCTCGCGGGTGAACCGATCGCGAAGCGCCGATGGTCGGTGCGACGCAAGGAAAAGATTCGTCTAAGCCGCATCGGTGCCACCAGTGTGCTCGTCGATGCCATTGCCAAGGCTGCTCAAAAACCCAAATTTCTCATCAATGCTTCCGCGATTGGTTACTATGGCCACCGCGGCGCAGAGATGGTCGACGAGGAGAGCGGCAGTGGCGACGATTTCTTGGCCAGCGTCTGCCGCGATTGGGAAGCCGAAGCGCTTAAAGCAGAGCAACTGGGTTGCCGGGTCGTGCCGTTGCGAACCGGCATCGTGCTCGGCGCCGGCGCCGGCGCGCTGGGAAAAATGTTGCCGCCCTTTCAATGCTTCGTCGGCGGGCCGCTTGGCGATGGCCACCAGTGGATGTCGTGGATTCACGTCGACGACGAAGTTGGGCTGATACGATTCGTATTGGAAAACGAAAAAGCGCACGGCCCCGTCAACGCGACGGCTCCCAACCCGGTCACCAACAAGGATTTCAGCAAGACCTTGGCGCGGGTGATGAAGCGCCCTTGTTTCCTAAGCGTTCCCGCTTTTGCTTTGCGGGGTATCTTCGGCGAAGCGGCTGAGATGCTACTTGGCAGCCAACGCGTGATTCCGAAAGTAGCCACTGAACTGGGTTACCAGTTTCGTTATCCGACTCTGAGCGGCGCGCTCGAGGATTGCGTGCACTAA
- a CDS encoding ABC transporter substrate-binding protein has translation MKVDWTRAFPTARIDSIAVVLLSISISLSLFSCAAVEAQGRPERLRVIYSAIGSSQSPIWIANEAGIFKKHGLDVEILYVAGGSRAAQVVLAGEAPVAMFNGSSVISANLAGADLINIASGMNVLPFLLVVGPSVKQIDDLKGKKVAITRFASATDFALRFAAEKWPVKPDKDFTVLQLGGQPEMMAALKSGAVQGAMLNAEFAIMARRDGYRELVDVAALGLTFPGSGLNTSKTFVKNRRDTTLRVLRSYVDSIHYGITQKKFAVGVFAKYLKSQDQPFLEAVHEMYLGKYIPKIPYPSTESMKRALDDIAEKDPRAKSWRAEQFIDATLMQELEKEGFIKQLWR, from the coding sequence ATGAAAGTCGACTGGACCCGCGCCTTTCCAACCGCACGGATCGATAGCATCGCCGTTGTTCTGCTGAGTATCAGTATCAGCTTATCGCTATTTTCCTGCGCGGCCGTCGAGGCCCAGGGACGACCCGAGCGGCTGCGGGTGATCTACAGCGCCATCGGCAGCTCGCAAAGCCCAATATGGATCGCCAACGAAGCCGGTATTTTCAAGAAGCACGGCCTCGATGTCGAAATACTCTACGTCGCCGGCGGCTCGCGCGCGGCGCAGGTTGTGCTCGCCGGGGAAGCGCCGGTGGCGATGTTCAACGGCAGCTCGGTCATCAGCGCCAATTTGGCCGGCGCCGATTTGATCAACATCGCCAGCGGCATGAATGTCTTGCCTTTTCTTCTGGTCGTCGGGCCGAGCGTCAAACAGATCGATGACTTGAAAGGAAAGAAAGTCGCGATCACTCGCTTTGCTTCGGCGACCGATTTCGCCCTGCGCTTTGCCGCCGAGAAATGGCCGGTCAAGCCGGATAAAGATTTTACCGTTTTGCAGCTCGGCGGCCAGCCCGAAATGATGGCCGCGCTCAAGAGCGGCGCCGTGCAAGGCGCCATGCTCAATGCCGAGTTCGCCATCATGGCGCGGCGCGACGGCTATCGGGAACTCGTCGATGTGGCGGCGTTGGGCTTGACGTTTCCCGGCTCGGGCTTAAACACCAGCAAAACATTCGTCAAAAACCGCCGCGACACCACGCTGCGCGTGCTGCGCTCCTACGTCGACAGCATTCACTACGGCATCACCCAGAAGAAGTTCGCGGTTGGCGTTTTCGCCAAGTATCTGAAGAGCCAGGACCAGCCTTTTCTCGAGGCCGTGCACGAGATGTATCTCGGCAAATACATCCCTAAGATTCCCTACCCCTCAACGGAATCGATGAAGCGCGCTCTCGACGACATCGCCGAGAAGGATCCGCGCGCCAAGAGCTGGCGTGCCGAGCAATTTATCGACGCAACGCTGATGCAGGAGTTAGAAAAAGAGGGGTTTATCAAACAGCTGTGGCGGTGA
- the pgl gene encoding 6-phosphogluconolactonase: MTERDTIICADTEELSRKAAERFIRLANDAIVRSGRFIVALSGGSTPRALYSLLASPDYNERIPWNKVHLYWGDERCVPPHHPDSNFLMVQETLLANITIPRENFHRIAAELDPKVAAADYEEQVRKLFELTPGALPRFDLILLGLGEDGHTASLFPENEALNEAHHLVVATYVEKLNAHRVTLTLPVINRAAEIVFLVAGQDKSAVIKLILGELPEGINLPAARIRPANGRLVWLVTKDAASELLQ, translated from the coding sequence ATGACTGAGCGCGACACGATTATCTGCGCGGACACCGAAGAACTCAGCCGCAAGGCGGCGGAGAGATTTATACGCCTCGCCAACGACGCGATTGTTCGCAGCGGTCGGTTCATCGTCGCGCTCTCCGGCGGGTCGACGCCGCGCGCCCTTTACTCGCTCTTGGCCAGCCCGGACTATAACGAGCGCATTCCGTGGAACAAGGTTCACCTGTACTGGGGCGATGAGCGCTGCGTGCCGCCGCACCATCCCGACAGCAATTTTCTCATGGTCCAGGAGACGCTCCTAGCGAACATCACCATTCCCCGGGAAAACTTTCATCGGATCGCCGCCGAGCTCGACCCCAAAGTAGCGGCGGCGGACTACGAAGAACAGGTCCGAAAACTATTCGAGCTAACGCCAGGCGCGCTGCCGCGCTTCGATTTGATCCTGCTCGGTCTCGGCGAAGACGGCCACACGGCGTCGTTGTTTCCCGAAAACGAGGCTCTCAACGAAGCCCACCATCTCGTGGTAGCGACCTACGTGGAGAAGCTCAACGCGCATCGCGTGACCCTGACTCTGCCCGTGATCAACCGCGCCGCCGAGATTGTTTTTTTGGTCGCCGGCCAGGACAAATCAGCCGTGATCAAGCTAATTCTCGGCGAGCTTCCCGAAGGCATAAACCTCCCCGCCGCCCGCATCCGTCCTGCCAACGGCCGGCTCGTCTGGCTAGTCACCAAAGATGCCGCCAGCGAGTTGCTTCAGTAG
- the glk gene encoding glucokinase: protein MAQRELVLAGDIGGTKTHLALFSVHGEKLRSEALQTFPSKRYSGLAPLVKEFLANSNGRTIDAACFGIAGAVVDGKVTTPNLPWMIDAGELRQSLKFNAALLNDLEASAYGIFTLTNDEFCTLNEGTMRVSGNKALIAAGTGLGQAILYDDGHHFHPLASEGGHGDFAPRTELEIELLRHLIGRFGHVSYERVVSGPGLFNVYRFLKEAGKFAEPEWLAERFRTSDDASAVVSRTALAGDAEICVKALDLFVSVYGAEAGNLALRAKSVRGLYIGGGIAPKILAKLKDGSFMRAFADKGRYADLLAAIPVQVVLNDQAALRGAAYFAAFLSHD, encoded by the coding sequence ATGGCACAGCGCGAACTCGTGCTCGCGGGCGATATCGGCGGCACCAAGACGCACTTGGCGCTGTTTTCGGTTCATGGCGAAAAGCTGCGCTCGGAAGCGCTGCAAACCTTTCCCAGCAAGCGCTACTCGGGGCTCGCTCCGCTGGTTAAAGAGTTCCTGGCCAACAGTAATGGTCGCACGATTGACGCAGCCTGCTTCGGCATCGCCGGCGCGGTGGTCGACGGCAAGGTGACGACGCCCAACTTGCCATGGATGATCGACGCGGGGGAGCTGCGCCAATCGCTCAAATTCAACGCCGCCCTGTTGAACGATCTGGAAGCGAGCGCCTACGGCATCTTTACTCTAACTAACGATGAATTCTGCACACTCAACGAAGGCACCATGCGGGTGTCGGGCAACAAGGCGCTGATTGCCGCCGGCACCGGTTTGGGCCAGGCGATCCTTTACGATGACGGTCACCATTTTCATCCGCTTGCATCCGAGGGTGGCCACGGCGATTTCGCGCCGCGCACTGAGCTGGAGATCGAGCTCTTGCGCCATTTGATCGGCCGCTTCGGCCATGTCAGCTACGAACGAGTTGTCTCGGGCCCTGGGCTTTTCAACGTTTATCGCTTCTTGAAAGAGGCGGGAAAGTTCGCCGAGCCGGAGTGGCTCGCCGAGCGCTTCAGAACCAGCGACGATGCCAGCGCGGTGGTCTCGCGAACCGCGCTCGCCGGCGATGCGGAAATTTGCGTCAAGGCTTTGGATCTCTTCGTGTCGGTCTACGGCGCCGAGGCCGGCAATCTGGCGCTGCGCGCCAAGTCGGTTCGCGGCCTTTATATCGGCGGCGGCATTGCGCCAAAAATCCTCGCGAAATTGAAAGACGGCTCTTTCATGCGCGCCTTTGCCGATAAAGGGCGCTACGCCGACCTACTTGCGGCGATACCGGTACAAGTTGTATTAAACGATCAGGCGGCGCTGCGCGGCGCTGCCTACTTTGCAGCCTTTCTATCTCATGACTGA